The Terriglobia bacterium genome contains the following window.
GCGGGGTCACCACGATCTGCGCGATGCGGTACTGCGGCTCGGCCACATTGAACTGCATCTTGTTGGCGTTGTAGAAGTCCGTGACATCCTGGTCGGTGATGGTGATCTTGGCCACCACTTCGCGGTTCAGCAGTTTCTGGATGGAGAGCTGGCGGCGCAGATCGCGCTTCAGATCCTCCACGCCGACGCCGCGCTCCTTCAACTGCCGCTGGAATTCATCTTCCGTGTACGGGCTCTTCAACTCGGTGAACTTGTCTTCCACCTCGCCGTCGCTGGCTTCCAGGTTCAGCTTCTTGGCCCGCTCGAGCAGGATCTCGTTGTTGATCAGCTCGTCCAGCACGTTCAGCTTCAGCGACAGGGCCTCTTCCTGGGAGGGCTCCTGGCCTTCCGGGTTCACCCGCGTCCGGTAATACTTGTCCACTTCCTCGCGCTTGATCTCCTTGCCGTTTACCGAGGCCCACACGTCGGGCGCATGCTGCGCCTGTTTGCCGCAGCCGGCTACGGCCACGAGGAGCACGGCGGCCAGCGGGGCCATGGCCGCGGCTTGCGCGGCCTGTTTCCACACGGGAATTCGGCGGGGAGTAGTCAAGGCGGGGCTCAGGCGGCTTTCGTGACGCGGCCGGCGCGGATGCAGGCCGTGCACACCCTGAGATGCTTGCGCACCCCGCCCACCAGCACATGCATGCGCCGCAGGTTGGGATTCCAGCGCCGCCGCCGGGTGTTGTTGGCGTGGCTGATTATGTTGCCGAAGGACGGCCCTTTGTCGCACAATTCACACTTCATTGCCATAACTCACCAGTTCTTCCTGTTCAGGATTTCACAAGATTGACCAGGGTCCTACGCATGCCTGTCCCCGGCTGTAAAGGCCTGAGTTTACCAAACTTTTCCCCGATTTTATAGGGGTAGACCTTGTTCCGTCCTCTCTTGCGGCCTGCCACACCCGCTCCCGGTATTGGCCGCGGAGCACCGACTGCAGCCGGCACCGTTCCGGATGCCGTCTGGCGCGGCCCTATTGCTCAAGCTTCTTGGCGATGGGCTTCCGCACCCGGCGCAGCGAGGCGATGCCCGCGTCGCCCTCCGGCAGGAAGTAGCCGACCATGATGCCCATGGCGCCGTCGGGAATCTCCTGGCCCGTGGGGTTGTCGTAAGTGGCGGTGACTTCCAGCTTGTCGCCTCTGTGCAGGGCGTAGCCGCCGGTCTCGTAGAAGGTCACGATGGGCGTGGAGAGCAGGTGGCCCTGTTCGTCCACCTTGGCGTCCAGTTTGGCGATCTCCTTCCCGGTTGCGGCATCGCGCAGGAGCAGTTGCCGGCCGTAGTCATGCAGATGCCCGCCCACGCCGAGCAGCGCGCCGCTGTAGCGCACGGTGATCACGCCGGTCTTGGTGCTCTGGCCCTCGAGCAGGGTGTAGCCGGAACCGCCGCATTCCTGCACGTCGATCCACGCGGGATAGACGTTGCGCACGGGCGCGGGCTTCTCGCCCGCAGCGGGCAAGGGCAAAAACTGAATGGCCACTTCCAGCCACACGCTGGGATAGTCCTTCGCCGTGGGGTTGTAAACCATCGTTTCGATGCGGATCTGGTCGCCCTTCTGCACGCGGTAGCCGTAGCCGGGAATGGCCGGCCAGACGTTCATCTCGCTGCCCGCGCCGTAGATGTGCTCCTCTTTGTTCTTGCAGAGAAAGTCGGAGCGGTTCACGTTCCAGAACGCGGTGTGGTGCAGCAGCGTTCCGGGCACCGCCGCGCCCGCGGCGTCCACGAGGCGCGGGGTGTAGCCCAGGAGCCAGCCGTCGAAGGGCACCGTCCAGGTCTGGTCGGGGGGCTGTGCGGCCTGGTGATGGCCGGTGTGCGCGGGAAGGTTCATCGGACCCTCGCGCAGGGTGATGACGTGCGCGGTCTGGTCGATCTTCTCCTCGAGCTTCACGTTCTTCTGCAGCTCGTGCGACATCCCCTGATGCATGAAGCCCTCGTGCGCGTCCCCTTCTGGAGAATGTTCCGCCGCATGTTCGTGGTGCATCTTGGCGCAGTGTTCCTGGCACTCCTGCATGTCCTTCATGCCCGCCATGTCGCACTGCATCCCGCCCATCATGTGCGTGCCCTGCTCCGCGCCGTGCGCGTGACGCATCTTGGCGCAGTGTTCCTTGCAGTCCCCCTCGTGCTTCACGCCGCACGGCATCGTGCCCATATCATGCTCCGCCGGTTTCTCCTGCGCCAGAAGAGGGCCGCGCGTCCCGGCGAAGAGTACGGCAAGCAACAGCAGCATTTTGCGCATGGCCAACCCCATTCCGTGGCTCTTCCCGAGCCACCTGCCCATCATAGCGCCCTCTATTTAGACGTGGCAGGGACAAGGTGCGGTTGTTTTGGCAGGCCACTCGGATCGGATATTTTCGGCCGCCCAGGCCTGGAACGGGATGGCTTGACCCTGCTCCACTTTCGACTGACAATTAAATAGTCCGCAGTCCACTCGTGGGCGTGTAGCTCAGCTGGGAGAGCACCTGCTTTGCAAGCAGGGGGTCAGGGGTTCGAGCCCCCTCACGTCCACCAACTTGCTGCCCACAATTCAATCTTCTGAAGTTTCTCCACTCCTTCGACCGTTCGGAGTGGACGTCCTATCCGCGCCACGCCTCGTGCGCGAGGTTGCACACCGGAATCAGACTGGCCGAAGTGCTCAGGCTGGCTCGAGCTTCCCGAGTGCCGCCAGTATTTTTTCAGGGGTGATGGGCAATTCGCGCACCCGCACGCCGATGGCGTTATAGACGGCATTGGCGATGGCCGGGGCGGGCACAATCAGACACGGCTCCGCAAGAGACTTGGCGCCGAAAGGCCCCGTAGGCTCATCCGACTCGACCCACAGGCACTTGATCTCCGGGGGCATTTCCAGGGCGGTGGGCATCTTATAGTTGAGGAAATCGGAGGCCAGGCACGCACCGCTGGAGCGGTCGAAGACCAGATTCTCCATTAGCGCGTAGCCTATGCCCTGCTGCAATCCTCCCTCCACCTGCCCTTCCGCTCCCGAGGGGTTGATGACCTTTCCGATGTCGTGGGCGTAGGCAACGCGAAGAACTTTGACCTCTCCTGTCTCGGTATCCACTTCGACTTCGACGAACTCCACGGCGGAGGGGGAGGGATTGGAGGTGGGAGCCAGACAGGCGATGCCCATAATGGTTCCCTTCTCTTCGAGCGGGGTGCGTTGCATGCCGTCGGGCACCATGTTGACGCAGGGAGATTCGGCGCGCTTCACGACGTCGGCAAGCGACATTCCGTTTGCCGGCGCACCTTTCACCTGCACCCGCCCGTCGACGATCTCCAGATTTTCGGGGGTGGTGTTCAGCAAACCGCTGGCCACCTGGAAAACCCGCACCTTGGCCGACGCGGCTGCGGCCTTCACCGCATTACCCGCCGAATAGGTGACCCGGCTGGCGTGGCTGGGGGCATCGAAGGGGACGGTATCGGTATCCGCATAGGTGACCCGGATGTCCTTGACCGCTACACCGAGCTCTTCGGCGGCGATCTGGCTGAGGACCGTGTTCTGCCCGCAACCCATATCCACCGTAGCGATGGACACGTTCACCGTGCCGTCCGTGTTCAGCTTGAGGACGGCGCCGGAATGCTCATAGATGTCCGGGAAGCCTACGCAGCCGCTGACCCACAGCGGTTGGCAAGCGAATCCGATGCCGCGTTTTTTCGTGCCGTTGCCGGCGCCGGCCGGGAGCCGTTTGGACCAGCCGATCTGCTCCGCACCCTTCTTCAGGCAGTCGGCAAGGCGATAGGTGGAAAGGGTGAAGTTGGGGTCGAAGGGGTGCTGCTCGCCTTCGCTGTGGGCATTCTTCAGCCGAAACTCGATGGGATCGAGCTTCAGCTTGTCGCAGATCTCATCGATCTGCGATTCGACGGCAAACGCGGCCTGCGGCGCGCCGTAGCCGCGGAACCCCCCGCCGATGATGTTGTTGGTGTAAACGGTCATGCCTTCCCATTTCTGATTCGGACAGCGGTAGGGGAGGAGAAAACCGAAGAAGCCATGGACCATGAGAACGACGGCGCCATGCGTGGCATGCGCACCGGTGTCCAGAATGCTCTTGGCGGAGCGGGCGATGAAGGTGCCGTCCTTCTTGACCCCGGTCTTCATGTGCACTTCGAAGGGATTCCGGGCAGTGGTGATGAAGTCCTCATAACGCGAATGCTCGATGCGCACCGGCCGGCCGGTCTTCAGGCTCAGCAGCGCGGCCACCGGTTCCAGGAAACCCATGTCCAGCTTGCCGCCGAAACCACCGCCGATATATTCCGGCTTCACCGCGCGCACCTTGCTGATGGGAATGCCCAGGGCGAAAGCCAGCTTTTCCCGCAGGCCGAAGATGTGCTGGGTGGAAGACCAGATGGTGAGATTGCCGCTGGTGTCGCTGTCCACGACGCAGACCCGGGGCTCCATATAGCAGGTGTGCACCCGCTGCGTGCGGTAGGTGTTCTCGAAAACGTAGTCGGCCTCGTCGAAACCTTTCTGCAGATCGCCGAAGCTGAACGACGGATTCATGACGACGTTGCTCGGCGCGTGCTCATAGATCTGCGGGGCGCCCGGTTTCATGGCCTCGGCCGGATCGAAGACGGCGGGGAGGGGCTCATAATCCACGCGGATCAGCTCGAGCGCTTCCTCGGCAATCTCGGGCCGTGTGGCGGCCACCGCGGCCACCGGCTCACCGGCAAAGCGGACGGTGCTGGCCAGGATCAGCATGTCCCGGACCATGCTCGCGGCATTGCTCGGCGAAAAATAGACGGGGTGATACTTGATCTGCGGCACGTCCGCAGCCGTGAGGACAGCCTTCACGCCCGGAAGCTTCTCCGCGCGCGAAGTGTCGATATGGAGGACGCGGGCGTGCGGATGCGGACTGCGCAGGAGCTTGGCGTGGAGCATGCCCGGCAGCCGGAGATTGACGGTATAGCCCTTGCCCCCGGTGACCTTATCGTAGGCATCCGTCCTGAGAACGCTGTGGCCGACAATCTTCAATCTGGACATGATCCGTCCCCCTAAAAGAATCCCTCAACGGCCGGATGCGGCCATGCGAATCGCATCCACCGTCTTGTGATAGCCGGTGCAACGGCACAGGTTGCCGGAGATGGCCTGGCGGATCTCCGGATCGCTCGGTGCACGCGCACTCGAGAGAAACTCTTTGGCGGCCATAATCATGCCGCTGGTGCAATAGCCGCACTGGACGGCCCCCGCCTGAATAAAGGCTTCCTGGAGCGGATCAAGCTTGCCGGCCTTTGCCAGTCCTTCGATGGTGATGATCTTCTTGTCCTGCGCGGCCATGGCGAACACCATGCAGGAATAGACAGCGCGGCCGTCCAGCAGGACCGTGCAGCAGCCGCAGCCTCCGGAATCGCACCCCTTCTTGGGGCTGAACAGACCGAGCTCTTCCCGCAAAACGTCGAGCAGCGTGGAAGAGGCCTCCACTGCGAGTTCGTGACGTTCCCCGTTCACTTCAAGAATCATCGGATGTTTCATGGTTCGCTCCCCGTCTGCACGCCTTGTTCTTTCCGCGCCGGAAAATCATTGCCGCACCACCGGCAAATTTATTGCCCGTCCGCCGCGCACCGGCCTCAGGCGATCGTCAGGCCCAAGCGTTCCGCAGCCCGCAAAAGTGTCCTGCGCAGATAAACCTTGGCCACCGCCCGCCGGTATTGTCCCGAGGCCCGGTGGTCGGAAACCGGATGAATGTCCGAGGAAACCTTCTGCGCCGCGCTCTCGAACAGGGCCCGCGAGGGGCGCTGCCCGTTCAGCACGGCTTCGCAGGACACCGCGCGCACCGGCACCTTGCCCACGCCGCCGCCCATCACGACGCGGGCATCCCGGCACAGGCCGGACTGGTCCAGCGTGAGGCGCACTCCGGCATTGAGCAGAGCGAGATCGTTCGAATTGGTCTCCAGCTTGAGGAAGGCGCTGGCCGAACGCGCAGCAGGCTTGGGCAAGAGCACGTCGGTGAGGATCTCGCCCTTCTCCAGGGAGTGCTCGAAGTAGTCCACAAAAAACTTTTCCAGGCCGATCTCCCGGGGACCGCGCGGCCCCAGGGACTTCACGGAACCATCGAGAGCCATCAGGGCCACCGGCAGGTCGAACAAGGAGTAGGCGCTGGCCACGCACCCGCCGACCGTGGCCAGATTGCGGATTTGCGCCGGCGGATACTGCAGAGCATCCCGGAGCGCGCCGAACTCCGGCATCTTCTTGACCTGGTCGGTCTCCGCCAATTCCCGGAAAGTGGTCATCGCCCCGAGAGCGATGCCGCCGTTCTCCGCTCGCACATACGAAAGTCCGGCTTTTTGCAGATCCACAAGAAACTCGACCCCGGAGCCCAGCCCGCGGGCGAAGAGGCCATGCAGGAAGGTTCCGCCCGCCAGGAGCACCGCACGGTCGCCATGTCTGGCGAGAAGCTCCACGACATCGCGCGCGCTTTGTGGCCTGCAGAATTCCTTGACTCCCGAGATGCCCATCCTGCCCTCCTCGCGTAGAACACGGCCCAGCCATGCAGCCGGCAGTCCTTCTATCCGGAAGCGGCAGCAGGCATCCGGCCTGCCGC
Protein-coding sequences here:
- a CDS encoding SurA N-terminal domain-containing protein, producing the protein MTTPRRIPVWKQAAQAAAMAPLAAVLLVAVAGCGKQAQHAPDVWASVNGKEIKREEVDKYYRTRVNPEGQEPSQEEALSLKLNVLDELINNEILLERAKKLNLEASDGEVEDKFTELKSPYTEDEFQRQLKERGVGVEDLKRDLRRQLSIQKLLNREVVAKITITDQDVTDFYNANKMQFNVAEPQYRIAQIVVTPRKEQQVRNRKNDDATNETEARRKIQMILDRLNASGDFTQLAMDYSEDPASATTGGDLGYVPESSLSRSDPALKKAVVSMKPGQVSPVIAAKDAYYILKLVAREAPGQRGLTDPNVQQTIRDTLRNRKEQLLRAAYLAIARDEAHVSNYLAQQVIEAAGKLPDAAKSNMPVKQIP
- the rpmB gene encoding 50S ribosomal protein L28, which encodes MAMKCELCDKGPSFGNIISHANNTRRRRWNPNLRRMHVLVGGVRKHLRVCTACIRAGRVTKAA
- a CDS encoding molybdopterin-dependent oxidoreductase encodes the protein MSRLKIVGHSVLRTDAYDKVTGGKGYTVNLRLPGMLHAKLLRSPHPHARVLHIDTSRAEKLPGVKAVLTAADVPQIKYHPVYFSPSNAASMVRDMLILASTVRFAGEPVAAVAATRPEIAEEALELIRVDYEPLPAVFDPAEAMKPGAPQIYEHAPSNVVMNPSFSFGDLQKGFDEADYVFENTYRTQRVHTCYMEPRVCVVDSDTSGNLTIWSSTQHIFGLREKLAFALGIPISKVRAVKPEYIGGGFGGKLDMGFLEPVAALLSLKTGRPVRIEHSRYEDFITTARNPFEVHMKTGVKKDGTFIARSAKSILDTGAHATHGAVVLMVHGFFGFLLPYRCPNQKWEGMTVYTNNIIGGGFRGYGAPQAAFAVESQIDEICDKLKLDPIEFRLKNAHSEGEQHPFDPNFTLSTYRLADCLKKGAEQIGWSKRLPAGAGNGTKKRGIGFACQPLWVSGCVGFPDIYEHSGAVLKLNTDGTVNVSIATVDMGCGQNTVLSQIAAEELGVAVKDIRVTYADTDTVPFDAPSHASRVTYSAGNAVKAAAASAKVRVFQVASGLLNTTPENLEIVDGRVQVKGAPANGMSLADVVKRAESPCVNMVPDGMQRTPLEEKGTIMGIACLAPTSNPSPSAVEFVEVEVDTETGEVKVLRVAYAHDIGKVINPSGAEGQVEGGLQQGIGYALMENLVFDRSSGACLASDFLNYKMPTALEMPPEIKCLWVESDEPTGPFGAKSLAEPCLIVPAPAIANAVYNAIGVRVRELPITPEKILAALGKLEPA
- a CDS encoding (2Fe-2S)-binding protein, which translates into the protein MKHPMILEVNGERHELAVEASSTLLDVLREELGLFSPKKGCDSGGCGCCTVLLDGRAVYSCMVFAMAAQDKKIITIEGLAKAGKLDPLQEAFIQAGAVQCGYCTSGMIMAAKEFLSSARAPSDPEIRQAISGNLCRCTGYHKTVDAIRMAASGR
- a CDS encoding FAD binding domain-containing protein produces the protein MGISGVKEFCRPQSARDVVELLARHGDRAVLLAGGTFLHGLFARGLGSGVEFLVDLQKAGLSYVRAENGGIALGAMTTFRELAETDQVKKMPEFGALRDALQYPPAQIRNLATVGGCVASAYSLFDLPVALMALDGSVKSLGPRGPREIGLEKFFVDYFEHSLEKGEILTDVLLPKPAARSASAFLKLETNSNDLALLNAGVRLTLDQSGLCRDARVVMGGGVGKVPVRAVSCEAVLNGQRPSRALFESAAQKVSSDIHPVSDHRASGQYRRAVAKVYLRRTLLRAAERLGLTIA